In one window of Maribacter sp. BPC-D8 DNA:
- a CDS encoding chorismate-binding protein: protein MVQELFDRAANCLKEQLPFVLYSKPNETELVGVFQNDDAIHKVNDFTETGFVFAPFDLNSGAILLKMDALEKVPLNLSHEVLPKENNSHENNSEEKSRYTKLISNAIDKIDEGDFNKVVLSRKIEVDCKDDYFEVYQRILNVYKKAFCYFWYHPKIGTWMGATPEILVKSNGSQFTTMSLAGTQNSVGDTEPIWAEKEIHEQQLVTDYIFDTLKDKVVSLNSSERESVKAGQLWHLRTEMKGTFAPNKFGDVLKALHPTPAVCGSPLENAKKFILENELYERTFYTGFLGELNMKSELSRNRNQRNQENSAYRSVMKTSELYVNLRCMQLFKDKAEIYVGGGITADSIPEKEWEETALKSNTMFRVLDGK from the coding sequence ATGGTACAAGAACTTTTTGATCGAGCTGCAAATTGCTTGAAAGAGCAGTTACCGTTTGTATTATATAGCAAACCTAATGAGACAGAATTAGTCGGTGTTTTTCAAAACGATGATGCCATTCATAAGGTTAATGATTTCACTGAAACCGGATTCGTTTTTGCTCCGTTCGATTTGAATTCAGGTGCTATATTATTGAAAATGGATGCTCTCGAAAAGGTACCTTTGAATTTGTCTCATGAGGTTCTGCCTAAAGAGAATAATTCACATGAAAACAATTCTGAAGAGAAATCTAGATATACTAAGTTAATATCGAATGCTATTGATAAAATCGATGAAGGTGACTTCAATAAAGTGGTTTTGTCAAGGAAAATAGAAGTTGATTGTAAAGACGATTACTTTGAAGTATATCAACGAATTCTCAACGTATATAAAAAAGCATTTTGTTATTTCTGGTATCATCCAAAAATAGGAACTTGGATGGGTGCTACGCCAGAAATTTTAGTAAAAAGCAACGGTTCTCAATTTACAACAATGTCTTTGGCAGGTACTCAGAACTCAGTAGGTGATACTGAACCAATTTGGGCAGAAAAAGAAATACATGAGCAGCAATTAGTTACCGATTACATTTTTGATACTTTAAAAGATAAGGTTGTTTCTCTAAATAGTTCTGAACGCGAGTCTGTTAAGGCTGGTCAACTTTGGCATCTTCGTACAGAGATGAAAGGTACTTTTGCTCCGAATAAATTTGGTGATGTATTAAAAGCGCTTCATCCAACGCCTGCTGTTTGCGGTAGTCCGTTAGAGAATGCAAAAAAGTTTATTTTAGAAAACGAATTGTATGAGCGAACTTTTTATACAGGATTTCTAGGCGAACTAAATATGAAATCAGAGCTATCTAGAAATAGAAACCAAAGAAATCAAGAGAATAGTGCCTACAGAAGTGTGATGAAAACTTCAGAACTTTATGTAAACCTACGCTGTATGCAATTGTTTAAAGATAAAGCCGAAATTTATGTGGGTGGTGGTATAACTGCTGATTCTATTCCAGAGAAGGAGTGGGAGGAAACTGCTTTAAAAAGTAATACCATGTTTCGTGTTCTAGACGGTAAATAG
- a CDS encoding PaaI family thioesterase translates to MNDYKEKILKICNETSKNTLMETLDIEYIDVGEDFLLAKMPVTPKVHQPDGVLHGGATAALAESVGSAASYVFLDGNKFFVRGLEITANHVKSVKEGFVFARATILHKGRTTQLWEIKVTNEDGQLVSLCKLTTITLPKA, encoded by the coding sequence ATGAACGACTACAAAGAAAAAATTCTGAAGATTTGTAACGAAACTTCTAAGAATACCTTGATGGAAACCTTAGATATTGAATACATCGATGTAGGGGAAGATTTTTTGTTAGCCAAAATGCCCGTAACACCTAAAGTGCATCAGCCAGATGGCGTTTTACATGGTGGAGCAACAGCTGCATTGGCAGAAAGTGTTGGTAGTGCGGCATCTTATGTTTTTTTAGACGGAAATAAGTTTTTTGTTAGAGGCTTAGAAATCACTGCTAATCATGTAAAGAGTGTAAAAGAAGGATTTGTTTTTGCAAGAGCTACTATCTTACATAAAGGTAGAACTACACAGTTATGGGAGATTAAAGTTACCAATGAAGATGGTCAGTTGGTTTCTCTTTGTAAATTAACCACGATTACATTACCAAAAGCATAA
- a CDS encoding alpha/beta hydrolase: MENIIKNVTYKTTNTYETLNELTSQTKQVWIVFHGIGFLSRFFLKYFNELPKNENYIIAPQAPSKYYLKNEYKHVGASWLTKENTALETANLYNYLDAVLENEKLPSDCKIVFFGFSQGISIALRYLAYSKMTCSKLILYAGGIPTELKKSDFTHFKKDTEIVSVFGNNDQYITPDKLIEENNKLKVLFGDTIQHITFDGGHEVKKEIINQLAE, encoded by the coding sequence ATGGAGAACATAATAAAAAATGTCACTTATAAAACTACCAATACCTATGAGACTTTAAATGAATTAACTAGCCAAACAAAACAAGTTTGGATTGTTTTTCATGGCATAGGTTTCTTAAGTCGTTTCTTTCTTAAATATTTCAACGAGTTACCAAAGAACGAAAACTACATCATTGCCCCACAAGCTCCTTCTAAATATTATTTAAAAAATGAATATAAGCATGTAGGTGCAAGTTGGTTGACAAAAGAAAACACGGCACTTGAAACAGCTAATCTTTACAATTATTTAGATGCTGTTTTAGAAAATGAAAAATTACCATCGGATTGTAAAATTGTTTTCTTCGGATTTTCGCAAGGCATATCTATTGCTTTACGCTACTTAGCGTATTCTAAAATGACCTGCTCAAAATTGATTCTCTATGCAGGCGGAATACCCACAGAATTAAAAAAATCAGATTTTACCCACTTCAAAAAGGATACTGAAATTGTTTCAGTTTTTGGAAACAATGATCAATATATTACCCCAGACAAACTAATAGAAGAGAACAACAAACTTAAAGTTCTTTTTGGTGATACCATTCAACATATCACTTTTGATGGCGGACACGAGGTTAAAAAAGAAATTATAAATCAACTGGCAGAATGA
- a CDS encoding GNAT family N-acetyltransferase has translation MSNTPTLENERVILSPLTIDNYEKLISIASQDKLVQYSPSDIATPASLKNYVETALEQQKAGTSMPFIIYDRKYNAFAGCTRFMHINSKNKVLHIGSTWIGREFQGTGLNTQMKKLMLAYAFTTMNFEKVEFRVDERNMASRKAVKKLGCTLEGILRKDVYLLNGFKRNTCCYGLLREEWQSNQK, from the coding sequence ATGAGCAACACACCAACTTTAGAAAATGAACGGGTTATATTGAGTCCGCTGACAATAGACAATTATGAAAAGCTTATTTCTATTGCATCACAAGATAAATTAGTTCAATACTCCCCTTCTGACATTGCAACACCTGCAAGTTTAAAAAACTATGTGGAAACTGCATTAGAACAGCAAAAAGCTGGCACTAGTATGCCCTTTATTATTTATGATAGAAAGTATAATGCATTTGCAGGGTGCACCCGTTTTATGCATATCAATTCAAAAAATAAAGTCCTACATATTGGCTCTACTTGGATCGGACGAGAATTTCAAGGTACCGGGTTAAACACCCAAATGAAAAAATTAATGCTAGCATACGCTTTTACTACCATGAATTTCGAAAAAGTAGAATTCCGTGTAGATGAAAGAAATATGGCTTCAAGAAAAGCTGTTAAAAAACTAGGCTGCACCTTAGAAGGTATACTACGTAAAGATGTTTACCTACTTAATGGTTTTAAAAGAAATACCTGTTGCTATGGTCTTTTACGAGAAGAATGGCAAAGCAATCAAAAATAG
- the dnaK gene encoding molecular chaperone DnaK codes for MSKIIGIDLGTTNSCVSVMEGNEAVVIPNAEGKRTTPSVIAFVEGGEIKVGDPAKRQAVTNPTKTIYSIKRFMGNKFSESSKEAGRVPYKVVKGDNDTPRVDIDGRLYSPQELSAMILQKMKKTAEDYLGQEVTRAVITVPAYFNDAQRQATKEAGEIAGLTVERIINEPTAASLAYGMDKKDTEQKIVVFDFGGGTHDVSILELGDGVFEVLATDGDTHLGGDDVDQKIIDWLAEEFKSEEDMDLRKDAMALQRLREAAEKAKIELSSSAQTEINLPYVTATASGPKHLVRTLTRSKFEQLIADLVKRTIEPCASAMKAAGLKNSDIDEIILVGGSTRIPAVQEAVEKFFGKKPSKGVNPDEVVAVGAAIQGGVLTGDVKDVLLLDVTPLSLGIETMGGVMTKLIESNTTIPTKKSQVFSTASDNQPSVEIHVLQGERPMAPDNKTIGRFHLDGLPPAQRGTPQIEVTFDIDANGIIKVSATDKATNKTQDIRIEASSGLTEEEIKKMKAEAEANAESDKKAKETADKLNEADGMIFQTESQLKEFGDKLSDDKKKPIEDALAELKAAYETKDLAVIAPALDKINEAWKVASEEMYKAQADGQGGAAQGEPTADGGASEGDNVEDVDFEEVK; via the coding sequence ATGAGTAAGATTATAGGAATAGATTTGGGTACTACCAACTCCTGTGTTTCCGTAATGGAAGGTAATGAGGCAGTAGTAATACCAAATGCAGAAGGAAAAAGAACAACACCGTCTGTTATCGCTTTTGTTGAAGGTGGTGAAATTAAAGTTGGTGATCCAGCTAAAAGACAGGCAGTAACCAACCCTACAAAAACCATTTATTCTATTAAAAGGTTTATGGGTAACAAATTTTCAGAATCTAGTAAAGAAGCTGGAAGAGTACCTTATAAGGTAGTAAAAGGTGATAATGATACACCTAGAGTTGATATAGACGGTCGTTTATATTCTCCTCAAGAATTATCTGCAATGATTCTTCAGAAAATGAAGAAAACGGCAGAAGATTATTTAGGTCAAGAAGTAACTCGTGCGGTAATTACTGTACCAGCATACTTTAATGATGCGCAAAGACAAGCTACGAAAGAAGCTGGTGAAATTGCAGGTTTAACTGTAGAGCGTATTATCAACGAACCAACCGCAGCTTCTTTAGCTTATGGTATGGACAAAAAAGATACGGAACAAAAAATAGTAGTATTTGATTTTGGTGGTGGTACGCATGATGTATCTATCTTAGAATTAGGTGATGGTGTTTTTGAAGTATTGGCTACTGATGGTGATACTCACTTAGGTGGTGATGATGTTGATCAAAAAATTATTGATTGGTTAGCTGAAGAGTTCAAGTCTGAAGAAGATATGGACCTTAGAAAAGACGCAATGGCTTTACAACGTTTACGTGAAGCTGCTGAAAAAGCTAAGATTGAATTATCATCTTCTGCACAAACAGAAATTAATTTACCATACGTTACAGCTACGGCTTCAGGACCGAAGCACTTAGTAAGAACTTTGACAAGATCAAAATTCGAGCAATTAATTGCTGACTTGGTAAAAAGAACTATTGAGCCATGTGCTAGTGCAATGAAAGCAGCAGGTTTAAAAAATAGTGATATTGATGAGATTATCTTAGTTGGTGGTTCTACAAGAATACCTGCAGTACAAGAGGCTGTTGAGAAATTCTTCGGTAAGAAGCCTTCTAAAGGTGTTAACCCAGATGAGGTTGTAGCGGTAGGTGCTGCAATACAAGGTGGTGTTTTAACAGGTGATGTAAAAGATGTATTGTTATTAGATGTTACTCCGCTTTCTTTAGGTATAGAAACTATGGGTGGTGTAATGACAAAATTAATTGAGTCTAACACTACGATTCCTACAAAGAAATCACAAGTATTCTCTACTGCATCTGACAATCAGCCGTCAGTTGAGATTCACGTATTACAAGGTGAAAGACCAATGGCACCTGACAACAAAACAATTGGACGTTTTCATTTAGACGGTCTTCCACCAGCACAAAGAGGAACACCTCAAATTGAAGTTACTTTTGATATTGATGCTAACGGTATCATTAAAGTTTCTGCAACTGATAAGGCTACGAACAAAACTCAGGATATTCGTATTGAAGCTTCTTCTGGTTTAACTGAAGAAGAAATCAAGAAGATGAAAGCTGAAGCTGAAGCAAATGCTGAATCTGATAAAAAAGCTAAAGAAACTGCAGACAAGTTGAACGAAGCAGATGGAATGATTTTCCAGACTGAATCTCAACTTAAAGAATTTGGAGATAAATTATCTGACGATAAGAAAAAACCAATTGAAGATGCTTTGGCAGAATTAAAAGCGGCATATGAAACTAAAGATTTGGCTGTTATAGCACCTGCTTTAGATAAAATCAATGAAGCTTGGAAAGTTGCATCTGAAGAAATGTACAAAGCGCAAGCTGATGGACAAGGTGGTGCTGCTCAAGGTGAGCCAACTGCTGACGGTGGTGCTTCTGAAGGTGATAACGTTGAAGACGTTGATTTCGAAGAGGTTAAATAA
- a CDS encoding L-serine ammonia-lyase, which produces MESISVFDMLKIGVGPSSSHTLGPWRAAERWLARLNSKDNLEKVEEVQVHLYGSLSLTGKGHATDYAVMLGLLGADPELVPIDTIDPLIDKIKKEHVLHLDGKYKITFDPKQHIIFNRAFLPFHANGLKFKAKLKSGKIISKTYYSIGGGFVVSEERKNAKRKVDLFNKFPFPVQKGTELLEFCKSENLSISQIVLQNERSLRDDEKIDYELNRIWSTMLECMYTGCHTEGTLPGGLNVKRRAFEMHNKLKSDLPYSTPKEWLQTIRQTEVKFRQILQWVSCFALSVNKVNASLGRVVTAPTNGSAGVIPAVLMYYMVIENHAGNFEHVKQFLLVAGEIGSIFKKGATISAAMGGCQAEIGVSSAMAAGALTELLGGTPEQVLMAAEIAMEHHLGLTCDPIGGLVQIPCIERNSMGAIKAINAAELALGSDPSAAKVPLDKVVQTMWETAKDMSSKYKETSEGGLAVGVFLSDC; this is translated from the coding sequence ATAGAGAGTATCAGTGTTTTCGATATGTTAAAAATTGGTGTAGGTCCTTCAAGCTCCCACACGCTCGGGCCATGGCGCGCTGCCGAAAGGTGGTTAGCTCGTTTAAACTCGAAAGACAATCTCGAAAAAGTTGAAGAAGTTCAAGTACACTTATATGGTTCATTATCGCTAACAGGTAAAGGTCATGCCACCGACTATGCCGTTATGCTAGGTTTATTAGGTGCCGATCCAGAATTAGTGCCAATTGACACTATTGACCCATTAATAGATAAAATTAAAAAAGAACATGTTTTACATTTAGATGGTAAGTACAAAATTACCTTTGATCCAAAACAACATATTATATTCAATAGAGCGTTTCTACCTTTTCATGCCAACGGACTAAAGTTTAAGGCAAAATTGAAATCTGGTAAAATCATATCAAAAACATACTACTCCATAGGCGGCGGTTTCGTTGTTAGCGAAGAGCGAAAAAATGCCAAACGCAAAGTTGACTTATTCAATAAGTTTCCTTTTCCTGTTCAGAAAGGAACCGAACTTCTTGAATTTTGTAAAAGTGAAAATTTATCAATCTCACAGATAGTTTTACAAAATGAAAGATCCTTGCGTGATGATGAGAAAATAGATTATGAACTAAATCGTATTTGGTCTACCATGTTAGAATGCATGTATACCGGATGCCATACAGAAGGAACCTTACCTGGCGGATTAAATGTAAAACGTCGTGCTTTTGAAATGCACAACAAGTTAAAAAGTGACCTGCCCTACTCCACACCCAAAGAATGGTTACAAACCATACGACAAACAGAAGTGAAATTTCGTCAAATATTACAATGGGTAAGTTGTTTTGCTTTAAGTGTAAATAAAGTAAACGCATCTCTAGGTCGTGTTGTTACTGCACCTACAAATGGCAGCGCGGGAGTAATACCTGCTGTATTAATGTATTATATGGTCATTGAAAACCATGCAGGTAATTTTGAACATGTAAAACAGTTTTTATTGGTTGCAGGCGAAATAGGAAGCATCTTTAAAAAAGGAGCTACCATATCGGCGGCTATGGGTGGCTGCCAAGCAGAAATAGGCGTATCATCTGCAATGGCTGCAGGTGCACTTACAGAACTATTAGGCGGCACACCCGAACAAGTACTTATGGCGGCAGAAATTGCCATGGAACATCATCTTGGACTCACCTGCGATCCTATTGGCGGTTTGGTTCAAATACCTTGTATAGAACGAAACTCTATGGGTGCCATAAAAGCTATTAACGCAGCTGAGCTTGCATTGGGTTCTGACCCATCGGCAGCGAAAGTTCCTTTAGATAAGGTAGTACAGACCATGTGGGAAACCGCAAAAGACATGAGTTCTAAATATAAAGAAACTTCTGAAGGCGGATTGGCTGTTGGTGTTTTCTTGAGCGATTGTTAA
- a CDS encoding DUF294 nucleotidyltransferase-like domain-containing protein, translating to MKNLISERVADFIKNYPPFNVLDSKSLFQLAEQVLIVYKEKNSVIFTVDEPQHSHFYLVHKGAVTLSNPATSNILDYCDEGDIFGLRPLFANENYKLEARAHEESILYGIPIDIFKPIAKQNEEVTIFLMESFASNTRNPYAKNQKGQLFGHEDEEEIKKEVVLPDLQLASYSKKLVTCSTRTTIKKAADIMSQKKIGSILVTSKDLPVGIITDKDFRNKVISGEQPITASVKSIMTTPVVTYPKNLTITQAQMAMMKSNISHLVITKDGTPNSSALGILSKHDVMVSLGDNPAVLVKAIKRTSKIKKIKQIRKSVMVLLTGYLEQNIPLGLIAKIISELNDTCIKQIVEISLAKMDTPPPVKFAWLALGSQGRSEQLLHTDQDNALVFEDVPEEDLPKTTTYFLELSKLITKGLHTIGYEYCPADMMASNPKWCLSLEEWKNKLSYWIGNPGPNEVLMSSIFFDYSLAFGERSLLDNMSDHIFRTVHNYPIFLVHLANGALQSPSPTGFFRQFVVEQDGQHKDFFDLKSRALRPLIDAARVLILSHSVKAISNTWERYEKLAELEPNNQELYLACSYATKALLKFRTRQGLANHDSGRFIKLEQLTKQEKMKLKRTFKAIKEIQELITLRFKVTNFLG from the coding sequence ATGAAAAATCTGATTTCTGAAAGAGTAGCCGATTTTATAAAAAACTATCCTCCTTTCAATGTTCTTGATAGCAAATCGTTATTTCAGTTAGCTGAACAAGTACTTATTGTTTATAAGGAGAAAAACAGTGTGATTTTTACGGTAGATGAACCTCAGCATTCACATTTTTATTTAGTTCATAAAGGGGCGGTAACATTAAGTAATCCTGCTACTTCTAATATTCTTGACTATTGCGATGAAGGCGATATATTTGGACTAAGACCGCTTTTTGCCAATGAAAATTATAAGTTAGAAGCTAGGGCACATGAAGAATCTATACTTTACGGAATTCCTATTGACATTTTTAAACCTATTGCAAAGCAGAACGAAGAAGTAACTATTTTTCTGATGGAGAGTTTTGCCTCTAACACCCGTAATCCGTATGCTAAAAACCAAAAAGGACAACTGTTTGGCCACGAAGATGAAGAAGAAATTAAAAAAGAGGTCGTATTACCAGATTTACAATTAGCCAGCTATTCAAAAAAATTAGTGACCTGTTCTACAAGAACCACTATAAAAAAGGCTGCTGACATCATGTCTCAAAAGAAAATTGGATCTATACTCGTCACTAGCAAAGATTTACCAGTAGGTATTATAACAGATAAAGATTTTAGAAACAAAGTAATATCTGGCGAGCAACCTATAACCGCTTCGGTAAAATCAATAATGACAACCCCAGTTGTAACCTACCCAAAGAACCTAACGATTACGCAGGCACAAATGGCCATGATGAAAAGTAACATCAGCCATTTGGTGATTACTAAAGATGGCACCCCAAATTCTTCTGCATTAGGTATTTTATCTAAGCATGACGTAATGGTATCCTTAGGTGATAATCCTGCTGTATTGGTAAAGGCTATAAAGCGTACTTCTAAAATCAAGAAGATAAAGCAGATTAGAAAGAGTGTCATGGTACTCTTAACTGGGTATTTAGAACAAAACATTCCGTTAGGATTGATTGCAAAGATAATTTCTGAACTGAATGATACCTGTATTAAACAGATTGTAGAAATTTCACTTGCTAAAATGGATACTCCACCGCCTGTAAAATTTGCATGGTTGGCATTAGGCAGTCAAGGTAGAAGTGAACAACTTTTACATACAGACCAAGATAATGCCTTAGTATTTGAAGATGTACCTGAAGAAGATTTGCCAAAAACCACCACCTATTTTTTAGAACTTTCAAAACTTATTACCAAAGGGTTACATACTATAGGATACGAATACTGCCCAGCAGATATGATGGCTTCTAACCCTAAATGGTGTTTAAGTCTAGAGGAATGGAAAAACAAACTATCGTATTGGATCGGTAACCCCGGACCGAATGAGGTATTAATGTCCTCCATTTTTTTTGATTATAGTTTAGCATTTGGTGAGCGTAGCTTATTGGATAACATGTCTGATCACATATTCAGAACCGTTCATAATTATCCTATTTTCTTAGTACACTTAGCCAACGGCGCACTTCAAAGTCCGTCACCAACAGGATTCTTTAGACAATTCGTTGTAGAACAAGACGGACAACACAAAGATTTTTTCGATTTAAAAAGTAGAGCATTAAGACCGTTGATAGATGCTGCTCGCGTTTTAATACTATCGCATTCTGTAAAAGCGATCAGCAATACTTGGGAACGTTATGAGAAATTAGCAGAACTTGAACCTAACAACCAAGAGTTATACTTAGCGTGCTCTTATGCCACCAAGGCATTATTAAAATTTAGAACAAGACAAGGATTAGCTAATCATGATTCTGGACGATTTATTAAACTAGAGCAATTGACCAAACAAGAAAAAATGAAATTAAAGCGCACCTTTAAAGCAATTAAAGAAATTCAAGAATTGATCACACTTCGCTTTAAGGTTACTAATTTTTTAGGATAA
- a CDS encoding PolC-type DNA polymerase III, which produces MGLFTRTPKNLPDYWIKYASLFKESPSKDFNDLIFVVLDTETTGFSFEDDRILSIGAVKIKKETISVQEVFDIYLAQEKFNKETVHVHGLLKNGQRECISEALALEKFLDYVGNAIIVAHHAGFDMGMLNTALERNGLPKLKNTVLDTGVIYKKTLIKSYLVQPKSNYTLDELAEKFSISRKDRHTALGDAYITAVAFLKIISRLKEKKNFSLKYLLR; this is translated from the coding sequence ATGGGATTATTCACAAGAACACCTAAAAATCTACCAGATTATTGGATAAAATACGCCTCCCTTTTTAAGGAGTCTCCGAGTAAAGATTTCAATGATTTAATATTTGTAGTATTAGATACAGAGACCACAGGTTTCAGTTTTGAAGATGACCGTATACTTTCTATTGGCGCTGTAAAAATCAAGAAAGAAACCATTTCTGTACAAGAAGTATTTGATATCTATTTAGCGCAAGAAAAATTCAATAAAGAAACTGTTCATGTACACGGACTCTTAAAAAACGGACAACGAGAATGTATTAGTGAAGCTTTAGCGCTAGAGAAATTTCTTGACTATGTAGGCAATGCTATTATAGTAGCACATCATGCTGGTTTTGATATGGGAATGCTCAATACTGCTTTAGAAAGAAATGGTCTACCTAAACTAAAAAACACAGTATTAGATACGGGAGTTATCTATAAAAAAACGCTAATTAAATCTTACTTAGTGCAACCAAAATCTAATTATACATTAGATGAACTTGCCGAAAAATTTTCCATTTCAAGAAAAGACAGACATACAGCATTAGGCGACGCCTATATAACAGCAGTCGCCTTTTTAAAAATCATTTCTCGTTTAAAGGAAAAGAAAAATTTCTCGCTTAAATATTTACTCAGATAA